From Perca flavescens isolate YP-PL-M2 chromosome 19, PFLA_1.0, whole genome shotgun sequence:
TCCTAATATGCCAATAACTGGTACCGGGTTTTCTGAAAGAATAGAGGAAAGATGTCAagatttgtttttcactttgGATCCAACAtaacatccatccattcatttcACACACCAACTTCGCCTGCTCAGGGTCACAACTCAATGGACCGCGCGGTATTACCGTTTACAATATTCTCCTAAAATATCAGAACAATCAGCTCTCTGAGAATTGCAGGTCCCTAAATTCCCCTGCTGACGCTGTTAAAAGGAATAATGTTCCTTAATGGATCCTAAATCAGGACTTCAATATAGGTCGACTACTGCGTCTTTGCATTGACTTTGTATGGAATTGCGCCGCGTAATTCGCAAGAATTTACATCCTGGTACAAAACACACAGGCATCGTGTGTAGTCTTTCCTTTTCTTCAGTATTATACTTTAACAGTTTTATGGCAAACTGAGACTTCATTGACTTGCAAAGGTACCGTTTAAATTGGCAAaaatcatactgtatgtgtaatgcATGGCTCCATTCAAACGGGGTGAAAAAGTTATTTGTCTCTCTCCATTCACTACAGTACCTATTTCTTTCTAAAATGAGGTCTCATAGCGTTTTATCAGAAAAGGAGGGGCTTCGCCTCTACATTATTGGGCAGTCCGGGACACCTAGGGGGGTCCTCAGATTCTCTGCAGGGGGgactccaaattattgttaattttttaaagttctttcaaaaatgtaaatgtcttaacatgaatccaacatattattagcaaatataaatccccactgatacTGGCCTAGGTAAGgaagtcactaaggccatccaggacatgtatgtttaacattaaaagataatttataaaatcatgccgacaattattattttattagcttagtattctattgtgtaaaggctttaggctcccctacatgttattataggcccagtttaatatgcaacttgattttatacaatatatgtagtagggggtccctgctacgtctctctttcagttaaggggtccttagcttaaaaaatgttgaagacccctgctatAGAGTTCAGTAAACACAGCCCTTACCGCCACTTATGTTTGGATCTGGCTTTTGCTTTGACTCTGtgtctgtggaaaaaaaacaaattgtaatGTGTAAATTGTGTTTAAGACTTAACATGTTAAAATTGTATAACCTAATGGTTTCTCTTATGTCATTTTAATATGTATTAGGTTAGATGTAGCCTACTCACCAACAATGAGGGTAACGTTGTATACACTGACTTTATTTGAGCCGGATTCGTTTTTAAAACGAACATGGCAGGTGTAATTTCCAGCATCCTCTTCAGTTACGTTGGTCAGTTTTAGTGAACAGTTTCCTTTGTCCATTTTATCCCGGAAGAGAGATGTCCTTTTTCTGAAGTTCTTGTCCTGATCATCCAGACTGTCAGCCTTACTTCGATATAAGTGAACTTGTTTCCCATCACGTTTCCACTGCACCATCAAAGTGGTCTCATTGAATGGGGGCTTCAGGTGGCATGGCAGAATGGCGTCATGTCCGGCTAcgactttaactgttttttggGAAATAATCCCAACAGACCGTCCTAGGGGAAACAAACATTgcatttagactttttttttttccatcatttATCGTATTTTGAAAAGTCTTTTATTAGTACACAAATGTGCTGCAAATTTGATCCAGgaaatcaggaaaaaaaaaaatcaagaattTCTATCCAACAATGTTATGCACTTATGTTATACTTGGGCGCATCAAAATCAAGGAACCGAATACCGCATTTGAAAATGACGCCCataaactaaaatgaaaaattAGCTCTCTTCGGTCCTTGAGTACGAAATGTCTGCACGTTAAAATATAAATACCACTTCACTCACGTTGTGTCAATCACACACTGCACCTGAAACTTTTGTCCGTcatgaaaaaaatcatacaggGTTAAATCGGTGTTTGTTCAGGATTCACTGGTTCACAGAAATGTGTCTTCTTTTTAATATGTGGCTCCAGTATCAACATCCTGAAGTAAACTATGAATCTTTTAGGATAATCCTGCAGCTCCTTGATAACGAGGTGGAACTCTCCTCGCCCAATCTCAGGATTGGATGGAGCAAATACTTTcctatttctttttctctttttaaaggtcccatgacatggtgctctttggatgcttttatatagaccttagtggtcccctaatactgtatctgaagtctctttatataggccttagtggtccctaatactgtatctgaagtctcttttatataggccttagtggtcccctaatactgtatctgaagtctcttttttatagaccttagtggtcccctaatactgtatctgaggtctcttttatatagaccttagtggtcccctaatactgtatctgaagtctcttttttatagaccttagtggtcccctaatactgtatctgaagtctcttttatatagaccttagtggtcccctaatactgtatctgaagtctcttttatatagaccttagtggtcccctaatactgtatctgaagtctcttttatatagaccttagtggtcccctaatactgtatatgaagtctcttttatatagaccttagtggtcccctaatactgtatctgaagtctcttttatatagaccttagtggtcccctaatactgtatatgaagtctcttttatatagaccttagtggtctctaatactgtatctgaagtctcttttatatagaccttagtggtcccctaatactgtatctgaagggtggggtgtggccttgatcaacagccactttgcttgtttaaaagccatgatgtctctctctcatgggcaggtttacacctatcaccatttcagccactgggggaccataggcaggctgggggaactcatattaatgttaaaaaaaacctcaaagtgaaatgttcatgccatgggaccttttaagaagAGAGGACAAGAAAATCATTGTCACTGCTTCAAGActccattttgtatttttttaagaaatgttttgCAACAGATTAATTAACACGCATTGGACTCAGTGTGCAAGTTTCTGTGACAATTTTTTACATGACagataaaaaatagaaaaatgtcCTACCTTGAGCACATAAGCCAAAAAACCTATTCTTGCTTTCACTGTGTGCGCCGACTGTACTCTACCTATTACTTTTTCCCACTGGCCCCCACCCAAGCATTCCTGCTCATCCCAAAGACTTTACACTGGATGACATAATGCACAAAATCACTTTTCTGCCTTATGTTGCAATAGTTGTATGACTTTGTTTAAACAGTTTATGAATTGGTTGTATTGTTGTGGATTtgatttctgcctttattttggACCACTTGATACTCTTGTCTGTGTTGGGGGTATTGTGAAATAGGCCTACCACATCATCTCAAACTGTCGCGGACTGTGTGCTCGTGACGTTGCAAATACCTGCTCCCCAAGAACGCAAGTCTGTTCATTTACCGACTATTTTAGCCTGCTCATTTAACGAAATGCCCAGGCCGAAACAAGGTATAAACGTATAAATGtcttataaataaaaacaagcctGCTGGTTTTTATCAGGTTATTATCCTAGCTAATGTCTCCCTATATTCATTTCAATAttagaaatgaaaataaaaagcgaTTGAAATAAATGTCGTAATTAAGAAATAAAGTCATGGgctatttaatattatattatgtttatatatttatttatttatttatttatgcatttatttatttcatattgaaCAAAATGGCATTACGTAGGAGTAGGCTACGATATTTCGTAACCCTATTTTTGAACTGATGCAACTGTAACAATAGCCCCGAGTGGAAAGAGTTTTGACAAAACGCTTTCCTCcaactcgtttttttttttttttggctgattCTAAATCGGCGTGACTAAGTTACTAACATATTGCCCAATTGTCCAGTATTCAAAGGAAACTGTCTTGTAGATGAAATATGTTTCAAAGGGTCTAGCAATGTGAAGCAGATGTAGCTATTAGGTTACTTTGCAGATAAAGCCAGTCAAATTCAGCGACCCATTACTTTGTTAAAGTTGGATCTGAGCAACTACAGTTCAGCCTACATTTGTGTCATTTTAACGTTATTTGGGTCATAATAAATGGTCCGAACCCGACCGGTCGAATAATATAGTGTCTGATTCCTGAGTGAGGCACACGAACAGCTGATTAAGGTTATGAAGTTTACTTACCGGTGACGCTGTAGACAGCGAGAATAAACGGCCCAACCAGAAGCATTAAGTCCATCGCGGTCGCTGCGATAAAGAGATGATGCTAAAGATCTCACCGAGATGCTTTCACTCTTTATGAAGGATTAAAACAAAGATCTAAGCCTATTTGTCAGATCGACAAACGCTGCACTCGCCAAGGTGATCTTGGAAATAACTTCGCCTATACTTTCACTTTTGTGAAGGAAGTAAGGCTAAATCAGACGCAAACAGATGACGTTCAAGGACTCTCATTCATTTAGTTgtattgttattatattttattatctgATGCTATATGATACAGACTATACTGACTCTAAAGTCAAACTGTGATGACTGTCACTGTACCTCCTTGATCCATTTCCTATGcgtttattttcctttttttaaatattctacACGGAACTCCGAACCACTCAACCAATAACAAGCATGTGACATATGACATAAACATATGCACATATAAGGGCATATGGATGCATGCAAGTATTGCagtgaaaacactgaaaacaaaacactgaCAATTTCAAAAGggcataaaatataaaacaacttAAACCTGTTATTCTTCCCAGATCCCTCCCTGCAATATTCAGCAATGTTCATTATATATTTTGAATACTAAACACAAAAATAGTATGGTTGTTTCATtaatgtatttccattttcttgtCACAGTTTGTCCGCACTGTTGTTCCGGTAATTTCACTTCAgcaaaagatctgaatacttcctcttACCACAAGCATCAAGTGAAACAGTCACTTTCCGTAAGTaattctgtatttatttctgttggACGGCTGCAAAACCCACCAATAAAATGTCCCTGCTGGTGATCAATAAAGGTGTTTTTATCTTAATTTCACTGAGTACATGCTGACATCTGGGTCCATTACTTTAAGCTTAGAGCTCAGGCATGTTGGCAAAATGTGTGAATTTCAAAGTTTCAGGTGACTGTTTTGTTTGATGGGTTGTCTCTCAGCAATGGTCGTCATGGTTTCCTGTGATGGTAAGGATGTGGTCGACTGCTATGAAAAACCTGAAAGAGGAAGACTCGCAACACAAACAAAGGATGGAGATCTTATCACTCTGCCTAATGCTCTGTaagttatttaactttttcaaaataatttaTGTTTCTCTGCTCATCTTCCATTTGACTTGTCCTTTTCCTAAAATCCGAGCCTGCTCATAAGTAAACCCAGAACAATGTAGGCTTTTTGTCTTGTTGTAGTTGATGAAACAGAGCCCCCGAAGCGTTTCCTGCGTTTACCTTCTGAATGTGCTAAAAAAGCTTGGGACTCATTTCAGAGATAGCGAGGGAAGCTGTGATGTGTTATCTGAAataagtctttaaaaaaatgattataTTTCTCAGAtgcaatcattttttttaatttttatttatttaacctttatttaaccaggaaagtcccattgagattaaaaacctctttttcaagggagtcctaGCCAAGAAGCAGCAAAAGAGTTTCAAACATACAATCAATACAATTACATAGACATTATGAAAAACAGTTACAAAGGATCGACTCAAGTGTTCTCAATCTGGACTTAAAAgtgttcaatgaaagtaattcaGTCAATTTCCAGTCTTTTTGCAACATGTTCCATGTGTGGGGGGCTGAGTAAACAAAAGCCCTTTTTCCCAGTTCTGTACGGACAAGTGGAACAGCGAGCAACAAAAGATCATTTGAACGCAAACAATGAGAGCCAACACTCCTCCGTGAAATTAAGTTACAGATGTAGGGTGGCAATAGACCAAGCATGGCCTTATAAATGAAAGTATACCAGTGACCCAGCCTCCTGGAAGACAAAGAAGGCCATCCCACTTTTGAAGCCGCATTGGTCAATTATTGGCTACTGGAGGGCAGaacaacattaaaacaacatGGTGAGACAGAGTAACATTATGATAACAATCCctgcaacgcattctcatgaacgggttcgtatTGATATTTTACGAGAAATGTATGCAACAATTTCTATAATACCCAACGAAATTAAGGTGACCACCGGGCCGGTCACATGATGGTTAAGTTTAGCGGTTTAGCCGATAAAAGGTGACTGTAAGCCGGGAACAGAGCACCGTGAGGTGACGGTTGTGTCGGCGGCTgttacagttgagtttagccgacggAAAGGTAACCGTCTACGGtgacaacagttaagtttagacacccaAACgtctagttaagattagaaataaaagattgtggtttggattgaAACACCGGTCCTCTTTAGCAGTACTcccaggacacaaacacctgtttcctggctgaaagtcttgtgttttctccttcacTTCTTCCGGGACATAAACTCTACTCCTCCgtttgaaagccctgtgttttaggagccaaacatcccacaaacactgaccaatcagagcagactggagGCTCAGTCcgacctgcgaccctttgctgcatgtcattgcccctctctctcccctttcctgtcctaaactgtcctgtcaattaaggcctaaaaaaatgcccaaaataatCTGAGCCTACTTTTTTCGGGGTGGGGTCTTAAAAAGACAGGCACTAAAACggagcatttcagacagagAACGAAAACAGGAATATTCAGatagacagtatgagaaaaataaagtgttatttgaacattaaagcatgtaaacatgttctaatagaaacccaaaatacaagtataaacctgaaaatgagcacgatatgggacctttaatacttTTGATCAGCCGTATACACAAAAGATAGTTTAAACCGCTCATAATCATTTCCTCTTGTCGCCCCACCAGCCGCCTCGCTGATTATCACTCCCGACAGATCTCAGTTCTTCCAGTATGAAGAAATCTGTCTGACGTGCGCTGCCAATTCCAGCGGCTGGACGGTGAAAAGAAACACCTCCGCTAGGACTTCTCAGCTATGTATGTTTGGCTGGGGGATCCCAGGCAAGTCGTCCTGCACCGTTGAGTCCGCCTTCCCATCCGACACCGGAGTGTACTGGTGTGAGTCTCCGCAGGGAGAGTGCAGCAACACCGTCAGCATCAGCGTGGCAGGTCATATACCAAATatgcgtgtttttttttattaaattaaccCTCCCGTCAAACATGCAACTTGTTGTCCTTCAGGGTCAAAATTTATAACTATTTAACACTTTTGTGAAGTTTTCAGCACTTTTTGTCaacatttttcttgttttttccaAAGTTTCGGCACTTTTTCCCGAcggttgtttattttttctacgttttttttatgcaatttttcaacatttgttacTTTCTTTCAAAGTTTTCGaacctttttttcaatgtttttttattcattttttagcATTTATGCATTTTTCAACGCTGCCGTTTGTTGAAAACGAGTCAAGTCTGACCCGAGgaaaacaggagggttaaaaaacGCTTTGCAAACTTGAACTTGAAGTCATGaacaaaatgcagcaggtaTAGGAAAGTGTTCTTCTGGATTTCAGAAGGCGTTGTGATCATGGAGAGTCctgcacttcctgtgacggagGGAGACCAAGTGACGCTCCGCTGCTCCTACAGAGAGAAAGACGAAGAGGAATCTACATCCGACTTCTCCGCCGCGTTCTTCAAAAACGACGTGTTCATCGGCTCCGAGCCTGCGGGAGAGATGATCCTCCCAGCGGTGTCCAAAACTGACGAAGGCTTCTACAAGTGTCAACACCCAACGAAGGGAGAGTCCCCGCAGAGCTGGCTGGCTGTGAGAGGTGAGAAAGCTCCAATCATCTCGGTGGAAGATTAAAACCCCAAAAACCAGGGCTGTAGCCACCAATGaacagcggtggaagaagtctTCACATCCTTTACTTcactaaaagtactaataccacactaaAAATACTACTTACAAGTAAAAGCCCtccattgaaaatgttatttcagtaaagtaagtatcatcaggaaaatgtagttaaagtattaaaagtaaaaaaataatattcccattttagaaagtttAAAGGATCCAagcagttgtgtgtttaatggtctaatcatgtcacctggacttgtaggctgttatattgttggctattttaatttataataaaacatcagattttataaactacatgtattttgtgtgcaggaatcttaacgtgtaaagtaactagtaactaaagctgtcagatgaatgtagtggagtaaaaagtacaatatttctctctgaaatgtagcggagtagaagtagaaagtggctcAAAGTGCctaaaatttgtacttaagtacagtacttgagtaaatgtacttagttacattccaccactgccaatGACGACAGTGATATCATGTCCACACATGTTTCTTTATGTAAATGTGTTGCCCGTAAACTGCATATGATGATACCGATTTGTAAAAACTATGGATTCATACTTTATCGGGTCTGTTGAGACGACAAGCAAACCACTTTTAAAAATTTTTCTGGATGGAGTTCGGATCGATCGGGGGCTCCGCTAACGTTGGACCTGCTCCAtaaacacaacaacagacaTATCATTTCACAACTTACCAGGTAGTATTACTTCCCTGCTTACTTTTCCCAAAGAAAACTCCTTTCTACACATCTACACGTGAAATTCTCGCTCAAGTTCAAATACTTCAACTCTGGCGAACTCGTGGTGTGGCACGAATGAGGCGAATTCATGCCAACGTGCCGTGGTTTTGCGTCTATTTGCGTCGCCGCCAATGTAGAATATTTAAACAGTAAAGAGGCGATTCTGTCTGATGTCCAAGAAAAATAGCTCAATCAAAATTTGCCTATTTTCATTTCCTGACAAGCTACAGTTATGGAAAAACAAGGTTTTCGCCCGACAGTGACAATATATGTGATTTATTTCCTCCCAGCTCAGCCTGCAGATGCTTTTCCtactccttctcctcctcctccgatAATGATACTTCTGCCCCAGCTGCTGTGCTC
This genomic window contains:
- the LOC114573991 gene encoding V-set domain containing T-cell activation inhibitor 1-like isoform X1, which encodes MDLMLLVGPFILAVYSVTGRSVGIISQKTVKVVAGHDAILPCHLKPPFNETTLMVQWKRDGKQVHLYRSKADSLDDQDKNFRKRTSLFRDKMDKGNCSLKLTNVTEEDAGNYTCHVRFKNESGSNKVSVYNVTLIVDTESKQKPDPNISGENPVPVIGILGAIFVGLFVIAAVIVCVKWKPCGNNKPEPEPKTDNGTTGKRSRGGRRRRRNNKNSTSDNMQSTSEASP
- the LOC114573991 gene encoding V-set domain containing T-cell activation inhibitor 1-like isoform X2, with the translated sequence MDLMLLVGPFILAVYSVTGRSVGIISQKTVKVVAGHDAILPCHLKPPFNETTLMVQWKRDGKQVHLYRSKADSLDDQDKNFRKRTSLFRDKMDKGNCSLKLTNVTEEDAGNYTCHVRFKNESGSNKVSVYNVTLIVDTESKQKPDPNISGENPVPVIGILGAIFVGLFVIAAVIVCVKWKPCGNNKPEPKTDNGTTGKRSRGGRRRRRNNKNSTSDNMQSTSEASP
- the LOC114573988 gene encoding sialoadhesin, with amino-acid sequence MVRMWSTAMKNLKEEDSQHKQRMEILSLCLMLSASLIITPDRSQFFQYEEICLTCAANSSGWTVKRNTSARTSQLCMFGWGIPGKSSCTVESAFPSDTGVYWCESPQGECSNTVSISVAEGVVIMESPALPVTEGDQVTLRCSYREKDEEESTSDFSAAFFKNDVFIGSEPAGEMILPAVSKTDEGFYKCQHPTKGESPQSWLAVRAQPADAFPTPSPPPPIMILLPQLLCSVLLFLFYTAILILCIYKYRKWARA